Part of the Prunus dulcis chromosome 8, ALMONDv2, whole genome shotgun sequence genome is shown below.
CCAGCATCTGGGGATGAGCTTTCGGTGTAACAATATCTAGAACGTGTACTAGTTGTCTGGTATTTCGGATGATAAAGCAtaaatcatgaattttgaaaattaattgtTCTTTTTAAGTGCACATTgtttaaacaaaatatattgcACGTGAAAGTGCATGAGAAACCTTCTGAGAAATTCCACTACTTAATCCAAGATAGTAGTCGGCAATAAAAGGGCTTTCCCGCTCAGGAGTTACATCCTTGGCTCCGCCAAATAATGAAAAGGGGAACCAGCAAAACATTGGCAGGTTCCACAGGAACACTCGAGCTCTTTCAGTAAGATCATTTCCAGAGACTACTTTAAACATTCAACAACTCTAATAATTCACTCGGTGAAAATTACAGACTATCCTTCTACTTGGGGAAATTTTCAACATTGAGGTCTCAGCTCAAGTATCTAagcaaaatagaaagaaaaaaagaatctaGAACAGAAAGACACAAATTAAGATGGTAAAAAATTAACCAAACACTCCTAAACAGTACTCTGAGAATAAACACAATGGGCTCTTACCAAATGTATAGACATGTCATGCCACGATAAACTTAAATTTCAGACGGTATATCCCACTAAAGAGAGCAAGGTGAAACAAATTCAATGTATATAATAGTACCTTCGCAATGCCTTCCAGAACATCAACTCCCAACACAATTGGATCCTTCTTGTTGAAAACACAGTTGGGTAAAATCTTGAGCACACAGGGAAAGACAGCTTCATCAGCagattcctttttcttttcctccttgAGATTGTCAATATAGGCCTTAAATTGATCGAATAAGTGATAGATGATATCAGCAATAAAAATCTTCACACCTAAATCATCTGCCATTTCCCGGGCCTCTGGTGTCACTTTGACATCAAATGCCAGGATGGTGGCAtactcctttttcttttcgagCATTACACTGGCCTTCATGACGTCCTTTTTATGTACGGGGCCTATGCTAATACCACTAACAGGAATATTAACTTCTGGGGTCTTCAAAAACTCTAGCAATGCTTCCAAGGAGCCTAGAGTAGATGCTTGTACGCAAACTCCCTCACCACTCTTGTCAATCCTGTTCAAGACTGACTTCATGTCTTCCATAGCTGCTTCCTTCACCTCTTCCAAGTCATCACGAGGCCCTACCACATATAGAGCAGTGCCAGCAATAGCATGTTCAAGACCCTGCAGataacaaacataaaaaattaataaaatctcACAACAGGAGTTTACAATTAGTAGAATTGGATTGGCCTTGATTTCAACCAAAATTACCTGTGCTGTAATCTTGATACCCTGTGCAGCCTTAATTTCACTATGATGCAGATAAGTTCCCTGAAATAAAGAACCATTAAATCATTATCTGGTGACAACTGCCTAGTCTCAGACATTAAGGATTCATACATACAAGACATGAGaaaacaatataatttttggaGCTAATTCTTGTTATATCTGAAGTACTAAGTTCTAACATGAGAGAAGCAGAAGAATTATTGACACACTGACATCAGAGTGCATTAGAATTcctcaaattttaaaatttgaggATTGATGTGGTGGTTTAACCTTACAGTTTATTCTCCTACTGTTCGTCTTTTTGTGATTTCAGCATAAAATCCAACagctgtttctgttttttccaTTTGTATAATATAAACAGTGCAAAAACGCTCACCTAAGCACCTACAAATAGGCGCCTAACATCTATCATCCAGTAGTCATAGGGCACCATCCAAAAGCTTCAATGATTAAAAaggtaaatatatattaacttTGCAGGTGTTAGCAGGTGTTGGATTGAACCCAGCACCTGCTGTATTGAATCCCAATACCTGCCGGATAATAAGCACTCGACGATGCATTCCATAGAAATGAATCTCATAAGAAGTTTCaactaaatttaaatttgaaacataaaaataataaaaaataaaagtaaaaatctACTTTAATGTGCGTTTAACATTTTCAGCAATACTGATGCTGCTCCACCTATTCTTCAGTGGACTTTCACTGGGAGTAACAGATTTCATTCTCTTACCAAATCACCAAAAAGCTAAAAGCAAATTCGAGTaaaaaggaaatggaagaaaacTCACCTTCACACGAAGTTCTTTCATCGGATGTGGTGTCAATAAAGCTCGAATTGAAGTAACAATAGGTCCCTAAAagagacaaaaagaaaatgatatcAATAATGGCAATCACATGTAAACTTCTTCACATGCTGACTGCACCagttgtaaaataaataatcacAATAGTTTGTAAAAATTATAAGTCACAATTTACTAAATTGTCTTGTGAAAAAAGGTTTTAGATACTTGCCTGCATGCCACAAACAACTATTTGATCTCCTTCATGAAGCACGCCATTAACCAATACAACATCAATTGTTGTCCCAAGGCCTTCAATAACTTTAACCTCCAAAACCGTACACTGGTGCACAAGATGAACCCCCACCAAATTACTCACATTTCAACTGTTATAAAAACCTTTACATTTCTGGGAAAAAGGTcaaaagaaatcaaacctgcactTCGTTGCTGTAAGTAAGTTTCTCAACCATAGTTTTCTGGGTCCATTGAACCAACAGTAACAGCATATCTGGAATCCCTTCACCACTGCAATATTCACAACCCAAATTTCAGGACATATAGAAAAgatactttaaaaaataaccTTCAAAGTGGAGACTAAGAAGAAAGACAAGGCCAGATTCCACAAGCCATACCTAATGGCACTCGTAGGTATAATACTGTATGTTTCCCCCATTTCTTTATTCTTATAATACAATTCAGTATTTAACCCCTGCTCCTTGAATTGAGTGATAATCTGGCAACCCATACAAGAATTGAAGGTTTTTAATACCAAGAAAGTCAAATTAAATAAAGTGACACAAAAAGACAAGGTTGGAATACACAGGACCTGTACAAGCCTCATATTGAACTCATTTTGCACATCCTTAGTTTGTTGCTTCATTGCCTTAACAATTGGTGCATTGCGGCAGGTTTTCCACCCATAGAGTCTGTCCACCTAAAAATTGGACattcaagaaaagcaaaaactaATTAAACATTGACAATAAGACACTAGTAGGGATCCAGAGGGTGGATTTAACCATAAAGCTCACCTTGTTCAATGCAACAATGAATTCCGTATTCCTCATTTTCAAAAGATTGAGTGACTCTATTGTTTGAGGCTCTAAGCCATGCATGATGTCAACAACCAAAATGGCAATATCACATAAACCTGAACCCCGTGACCGCAAATTAGTGAATGACTCGTGCCCAGGGGTATCAATTACCAATAAACCTGGGACCTTCAGCTTTGCATCAGCTTTCAGTTCCTTAGTTCTCTCACGGATGTTCTCAGCAGGAAAATATGTTGCGCCAATCTGCTGAGTAATACCTCCAGCCTCACCTTCCTGAACATTTGTGCCTCGTATACAATCCAGCAGCTTAGTTTTACCAGTATCAACATGGCCCATAATACAGCAAATAGGAGAACGAAGGTTATCTTCACCCTCTTTAGTGGCAGAATCTGAACTTGGGGCTTCTTTTTTAGCAGTAGCCTCTTTCTTCCTACTTCTATCAGCATCAATCTCCggttgttttttcttattctcAGCATCCTGAGATTTTATTGGTTGAGAAGGAACGCTTCTCTGGGGATAAACTGCCAATTTGGAACCTGCACTCTTTATGTCTTTTCTCACGACAGGTTCAGGCTCAGAGTCAACCTCTTCATCAGAAAATCCACTTTTAAGAGAAAGATTAACAACAGCATCATCCCAGCTCTTTGCATCCcattcttcatcatcatcttcttcttcttcttcttcgactCCATTCTCTTTAACAGATTCAGCAACTTCAGATTTGTCCTCTAGGTCCACTGATTCTACCTCTTCAACCTTGTCAAATTCCACAGAGTACAGCTCAGGAACGGTGTCTTGctggttttcttcttcttctatgcTTTCCACTGGGTTCACAGGAGCCACACCATTTGCATGATTGGGTACTGCTTTTGACTTCTTTTTCTGATACAAAGGTCGTTTAGCTTTTTTCTCATTGTCTGTGGTAGGGAGAGGCAAACTCCCTGATCCATTAGCTGCATTAGCAAGTATCTGGTTTCTCATTGCCTCCAGCCGACgggcttcttctttttgctttgCACTTAAAAGCTTGCCTTCCTGTCTCTTCTTTTGTAGcttctccttttctctttcttttttcttacgCCTGGCCTCTTCCTTTTGCCTTTCAAGTTCTTCCAGCCTAAGcctctcctcttcttctttcctccgtttctcctcttcttccctTTGCTTCCTCTCTTCCTGCTCCTTCCTCCTAGCAAGGGCCTCTTGCATCTCCCTAACATGCTTTGGCACTTTCTTGTCTGCTGCTTTACCTTTCACTTCATTCTTCTTGGATTCTTTCggttcaattttattttcttctagtTTTTCATCCTCAATGGCCACAGAAGCAGTAGCAGTCCCTGCAGCCGCTGCTGCAGCTGCTgcctttttctccttttccttgtccttcttctttttcttcttcttcgccgCAGCAGACTCCACAGTCTCTTCTTCACCTTCCTTTTCACCTGAACCATCAACCGGGGCGACTATATCAGGTTGAACCTCAACTTTCTCCTCTTTCACAGGAGCAGCAGCAGGTTTCGATGCAAAAGACCCCTCACCTAGCTCAGCAAGAATCATATCCAAATCATCCTCTTCCTGAGCAGTCCTTccacttttcttcttctttttcttactttttgaAGTTTCTGGAACCTCTTTACTCTTGTTAACTTTAGCATCGTCAGCTTCAATTTTACTAGTTTCCTTACTTGGTTGTTCTGGTTCAACTACATCTGTATTTTCAGCCCCAAACTTAGTTTCTTCACTCGATGCAGTAATAACACTATTACCTTTCTTTTTGGAAGACTTCTTCTTACCTGTGAATGCAATCACAGATGCATCTTCGTCCTCAACTCCGTCATCATCAACTCTAGTTGATTCGGATATAGAAGTATGTTCATCATTTCCCTCGTCAAGCAATGGTGCGCTAAAAGCATTACCACCACTCTTCTTTGAAGCCTTTGATGACTTCTTTTTCTTACCGGAGAAAGTAATCTGAGGAACATCATCGTCCGCATCTTTCTCTTCATCCTTATCCTCATCCGCATCATCAAGGGCATCGAAGCTAGCTGCTGCAAACACACTCCCCACTTTCTTTCCACCCTTGGACGGCTTCTTCTTCCCCGTAATCGCAATTACAGGCTCattttcatcatcttctttacTCTTATCCTCAGAGTCATCAAAAACCTCACCATCACTATCGTCCTCATCACCAATGACATCAAAAGCTGACCCTGTAAACAAACTACCAGCAGTTTTCTTTGACGATTTAGAAGCCTTCTTCTTGCCCGAAAAACTCACCACCGGAGCATCCTCCTCCTCGTCCCCTGTTAGCCCAGATTTCTCATCATCCTCAACACCCTCATCTTCATCACCAAGCAACCCAAAACTTGAAGCGCTAAACACACTATTCCCACCACTCTTCTTGGACTTTCCCTTCTTCTTTCCAGTGAAAGCGACTTGGGGAACCTCATCATCACCCTCGTCCACCTTTCCCACATCGTCTAAGTCCTCATCCCTGCGCTGTGAAGCTTTTGAATTTCCCTTTTTGCCCTTCTTTCCAGTAACAGCAGCTTTCTCTTCTTGGACTTGAGACTCCTCGGACAGCTCAGTTCCGATTGAATACTCATCATCTTCAATTACCAGCGCCTTCTTCTTCGATTTCGACCCTGCAGGTTGCGGGTTCTCTTCGTCGCGAGTAGTCGGCTTCTTCCGACCCATCGAGGTTTCGACTAATTATACAATCTTTTGGAACAATTGAAACGAAGCCCCTCCAAAAtcctaaatttcaaaatcaataaacacaatcaagaaaaaaagatacaGAAATGTATTTGTTTATGTATGTTTCAGAAGCTAAAGAATTAGATctaaatttataaaatcagAAAGCAGTAACCGCAAGAATCATTTCAGAAAAGTGGGAAAGAATCTGAtcatatttataagaaaaaacacacacatatatcatacacatatatgtatattatatattggaGAAAGAGAGCTCACTTGAGGCGGTGAGGAGAAAGCACAAGCAATAGAACCTAGGGGTTGCAGAAGAAAATGACTGTTTGAATGGATTGGAATTACAGGGAAGAAGACTGAGCGAgcttcagagagagagagagagcaacaATAACAAatgttttctcttttaaagTTTCTAGGGTTGGGTTGGGTAGGCTTGGATTTCTTGGAGAGGAAAGGCGGTTCTGGGCTCTCGTATAATTTTCCAGGACCTTGGGCCTTTgtccaaaaatatttttaagaaaataatggttTTGGCAGACAATTTTTACGTTACCACTCGGAATTTTTTACCTTCATACACAAACTTTACACTCTTGTCGTAAAGAGAACCGAAGTCGTGGCATACcacaaattatttaaaaataataaaattgttataaaattaagaagaaataagaggaagaaagagactGTATAATTTGAATCAAATCAACTTCTCTTTCATTCATATTTGGATCCACTATTTATAGGGGTACAAAAGCCTAAATCACTTACCAACCATAATTGGTAGGTTACAAGTATATAATGATGGGTATTATGACAGGTTAATAGTGGCTATTTATTGTGGATATCCATAACCTATAAACCCATAATGTATGGATTTATAACACTCCTCCTTGGATGTCCACCATACAATGACATCATGTTGGACGTGCTAAatgttgcctcgttaaaaaccttgtCAGGAAAAACCAcatgggataaaaacctgatcgaagggaaaaagagtacattgCACATACATCAAATGTAGTAAAACTGAGGAGTTTCCTCGATTGATATCTCTCACTGATCTTCAACAGTCTGATTGCTTGTAAAGTCGTCGCATCCCTATACCATATACCAACTTCTGAAATATAGACTTCAGAAGAGCTTTGGTGAAGAGGTCTACCAGGTTATCTTGGGAACGAATTTGTTTGACTTCAATCTCTCGATTCTTCttgtttattcttcttttaatcTTTGGTAGAACAGCCTATTTATAGACTTACAAGATAGGAGATTGAATAccatcatttacaatatacctATAGGTTACAAGcactaattacaaatacttaGTGCATAGGTTACATAAAATCCAACGGTAGAATACCAAGAGGTATGGTGGTCATCCACCAACCCATGCATTTACAACACTTCCCCTTGGATGTCCACCATACAATGACATAGTTCCCTCattaaaaaccttgcttggaaaacccagtgggacaaaaccgaagtgaagggaaaaagagtgaaACTTTCTTCTGGATCATTGATATGGTGTTGGATGCGCTTatgttgcctcgttaaaaccttgctaggaaaaacccagtgggacaaaaaacctagtcgaagggaaaaagagtacaacacGCATATGTCCTACATGTAGTAGAATTgggatgctccccctgattaatatctccccctgattaatatctccccTTCTTTGAtttgagcaatacaagcaacATTGTCTTCATACATGATCGTCTATCACACTATTCGACctgtttttcacttttcaaatgATTGAAATATTTAGGAGCATCACCAACAAATTTAATAGTTAGAATATGTTACAAtaatatcaaatttgaattcaaaatactCAAACTTTTAGTGATAACTCTTAATTAAGAATATTTTGGTACTTTATATCCTTCAAGAGGTTGCTTCATCCGAtatatctcaaatatttcatgaGCTTTGAGGATTTCCATGTACCATATAGTCTTAATAAATATGCATTTAACATATGCTATAAGTTTCATGTTAAAGTAACAACTGCACTTATAGAAATATGGATGCATCTATGATGAGATGGGAGACTAAAACCATGTCTCTCCCAGGAAACCTTATGTCATATTAGTGATCTTATTTCACTTCATAAGCCCCAATTCATAACCTTCATACTTAGAATTTGTAATTCGGTGTTTGAGCTATAGGTTCAATATCCCACACTTCATATTTAGTGATAAATGGAATTgcctattttcatttttggccAATCACTTAACTTGTCGACATTCATGAAACGTGATTTAATATAATCATAGCCCTTGATGATTGTAGTAGCTACTAATAAACCAAATGTATCATCAATTTGTGATCCCAcaattctcatgtgcatgcgcatgcataaTTTATAAGCATCTCATTGCTTTGGGGTACCAATGCCTATTCAGGGGCTTATGTTGTCATTTGTTAGACAAACATCTCTTTTACAATGAATTATTTAGAATATGTGGATCATAACCTCCTATAGAGCGTTATTTTTTATAgggcttgaatttttcaaataatctcCACTTATGAGGAGTTAAGTCTTTAGAACATATATTTCTGTCATGCTTCAggcatgcattatatatatagtcaccATGTTAATGGATTGTGATATGAGAATATCAATCCATGTTAGCATATGTACAACTTTTATATGCATTATCTTGATGAGACAAAAGCGGATTGATTCAACACTATTTCACGACATTCTTCAGGAACTGCCATTTCTCCCCCTAATGGCGGGAAAATTGTCtcaaaatttaggaaaataaactcatcatcattatcaagTCAAATTGACTGGATTGGATAATGTGGGAGTTATGCTCGTAAACGTCTTGACAAGAGACAAATATGTGACCATTTTAGTAGgcacaattaataaaactagTGAAGTGATCCATAATTAAATGTTATATAAGCTCACAAATATCCCCTTGAATTATTTCAGGAAAGAGGGCTCAAAGTCAATTTTTGACTTTGATGATCTCATGACAACTTTTATTTGTGAGGATTCTTTGTAATGATATTTGTTggacaagacaatattttgagtCTTTAAATGATGAGCATTCTTTGTAATGATATTTGTTggacaagacaatattttgagtCTTTAAACAATGTCcttacaaatttataaaactcttATGTATCATTGTGGAATATGGATTGCCAAGATAATCATACCACAACATAAAAGTTATCCGGTCAATGAACTTCTGGTTCATGATATTATAATCTTCAACTACTTTAATAGTTGTGTAATATTGGGGCCTCATGAACTTTTGGTTCATGACATCATAAACTTCAACTACTTTAATAGTTGTGTAATATTGGGGCCTCATGAACTTTTGGTTCATGACATCATAAATTTTCTacccacaaaagaaagtaggaAGTTTCTCCAATAGACACCTCTGACTGTCAATATTGGGGCTGTAATACAAAACATTATCATCGTAAAACGAAATTAACTaataaaccaacataaataaaataaaaagagtaaaGTGGTATAAATGaggaataaattaaataaattaaagactaTTAAATTCCAAGATAATCCAATATTAATGTGTATTCAATATGTAGATAAAACTACAGGTTTAAGAATTGGGTTTCCAACCAATTCAGGTTCATATAGGCACAAATAAGTAATGAACTTCAAGTTCATATATAGTATTAAGATCCACAAAAACTATGAACTTCAGGTTCatatcaatatatatttgaaacttCAAGTTCGAATACgtagatataaataaattgaattaataGTTGTGCTTTGAACTTCATACTCAAATCCATGTATATGCACTCGAAACTTCTGGTTTGGGTTTTTGACATATGTAGGCCTCATGGAATTCTGATTTTGATTAATACAAAATCGAGGAGTTTCATGTCCTTATGTGCTCTTTAAATTCGCGAAACTTCACGCCCTCAATTATTTGGAATCAAAGAACTTCAGGTTATGATTCAATCAAAAGAACTCTAGGTCCTAATCTTGTTATATGATGAGGATCGAGGAACTTCGGGCCCTAATCTTTTGTATAATACAAACTCATCATAATAATTAAGATCatacttaaaattaaataaacaaacaaataaaaaaatatatggcaTTATATTCATGTGTAATAAGAATAAGAATTTTTTCCTTAAACGAGCATGATGAAGTCTGATGGTGAGTACAAAGAAACTCTATCCCATGTGATGACTCTAGCTCatataagaagaaagaaaattcaaagaaagaaaacataccAAGAGCAATGTCGTGCtaataacgtgttataaaattaaagagaaataagaggaagaaagagactGTATAATTTGCTCAAATCAACTTCTCTTTCATTCATATTTGGATCCACTATTTATAGGGGTACAAAAGCCTAAATCACTTACCAACCATAATTGGTAGGTTACAAGTATATAATGATGGGTATTATGACAGGTTAACAGTGGCTATTTATTGTGGATATCCATAACCTATAAACCCATAACGTATGGatttataacaaaaatgaaTATATTAACATgtattgtataaaaaatatataaaaaatttgtcagagtataaatatttttatgttagtGTATAATAGGCTTTAGAAATAACGGAAGCTTTATTTATACTAGcccgttttattttttattttattttaatcgaCAAGTTTGCTGCATTCCAatacctcttcttcttttttttctccttttttttttcacaactaaAAGCATTCCAAGGCAGctttagtaattatatttgcAGGGGAAAgctggataatattttcggctGTAACAGCAAACCAAACATTTTCGGGTGTCAAAAATTTTGCAACAAAACTGTTAGCTCCGTCAAATACCAAATCAATCGACAATTATCAGGCACCGGTATATATCAACAATTGGCTAGTAATAACTTTCCACGCACTCATTAACGACT
Proteins encoded:
- the LOC117636517 gene encoding eukaryotic translation initiation factor 5B, with product MGRKKPTTRDEENPQPAGSKSKKKALVIEDDEYSIGTELSEESQVQEEKAAVTGKKGKKGNSKASQRRDEDLDDVGKVDEGDDEVPQVAFTGKKKGKSKKSGGNSVFSASSFGLLGDEDEGVEDDEKSGLTGDEEEDAPVVSFSGKKKASKSSKKTAGSLFTGSAFDVIGDEDDSDGEVFDDSEDKSKEDDENEPVIAITGKKKPSKGGKKVGSVFAAASFDALDDADEDKDEEKDADDDVPQITFSGKKKKSSKASKKSGGNAFSAPLLDEGNDEHTSISESTRVDDDGVEDEDASVIAFTGKKKSSKKKGNSVITASSEETKFGAENTDVVEPEQPSKETSKIEADDAKVNKSKEVPETSKSKKKKKKSGRTAQEEDDLDMILAELGEGSFASKPAAAPVKEEKVEVQPDIVAPVDGSGEKEGEEETVESAAAKKKKKKKDKEKEKKAAAAAAAAGTATASVAIEDEKLEENKIEPKESKKNEVKGKAADKKVPKHVREMQEALARRKEQEERKQREEEEKRRKEEEERLRLEELERQKEEARRKKKEREKEKLQKKRQEGKLLSAKQKEEARRLEAMRNQILANAANGSGSLPLPTTDNEKKAKRPLYQKKKSKAVPNHANGVAPVNPVESIEEEENQQDTVPELYSVEFDKVEEVESVDLEDKSEVAESVKENGVEEEEEEDDDEEWDAKSWDDAVVNLSLKSGFSDEEVDSEPEPVVRKDIKSAGSKLAVYPQRSVPSQPIKSQDAENKKKQPEIDADRSRKKEATAKKEAPSSDSATKEGEDNLRSPICCIMGHVDTGKTKLLDCIRGTNVQEGEAGGITQQIGATYFPAENIRERTKELKADAKLKVPGLLVIDTPGHESFTNLRSRGSGLCDIAILVVDIMHGLEPQTIESLNLLKMRNTEFIVALNKVDRLYGWKTCRNAPIVKAMKQQTKDVQNEFNMRLVQIITQFKEQGLNTELYYKNKEMGETYSIIPTSAISGEGIPDMLLLLVQWTQKTMVEKLTYSNEVQCTVLEVKVIEGLGTTIDVVLVNGVLHEGDQIVVCGMQGPIVTSIRALLTPHPMKELRVKGTYLHHSEIKAAQGIKITAQGLEHAIAGTALYVVGPRDDLEEVKEAAMEDMKSVLNRIDKSGEGVCVQASTLGSLEALLEFLKTPEVNIPVSGISIGPVHKKDVMKASVMLEKKKEYATILAFDVKVTPEAREMADDLGVKIFIADIIYHLFDQFKAYIDNLKEEKKKESADEAVFPCVLKILPNCVFNKKDPIVLGVDVLEGIAKVGTPICIPQRDFITIGRIASIENNHKPVDIAKKGLKVAIKIVGTNSDEQQKMFGRHFEIEDELVSHISRRSIDILKSNYRDELSIDEWKLVVKLKKLFEIP